The Echinicola rosea genome has a segment encoding these proteins:
- a CDS encoding tetratricopeptide repeat protein, giving the protein MKKLILSLALVGVASTVAFGQKKVVRSAEKNLRKGNISEALTDIETATQDPETGADPETFLIKGKILTIQFVADSSNTEATVGKGRNALDAFRKSLDMDGNDSTSKIGKEIYKEVVPGLPENLQGEGIFKLKTSSVNKAISRYEVDDHALASKFFAIAADIDPKDTSIVFNAGYTANMAEDYDAAKKYLTMLLDVPEYNKLNAYYFLIQIANQQEDDQEEAYRLVKQAREEYPNDKGLSEFEIQLLLQLEKMDEAMASIKQSLDQDPNNAPIRLRYGYLKEQSGDLDGALEEYLKTVEIDPDFFEGNYYAGAVYIDQAREIINEVNNLPDDEWEAKSEDMLAEADSLYEKAIPLFEKAVELKPDNTEILRILHSIHTRLKNEEKAAEYDKKLQELLGPDWLEGGN; this is encoded by the coding sequence ATGAAGAAATTAATTTTATCATTGGCTTTGGTCGGTGTGGCTTCTACAGTAGCCTTTGGCCAGAAAAAAGTTGTCAGATCAGCTGAAAAAAACCTGAGAAAAGGGAATATTTCTGAAGCACTCACGGACATCGAAACGGCAACGCAAGATCCCGAAACGGGAGCCGATCCTGAAACGTTCTTAATTAAGGGTAAAATCCTTACTATCCAATTTGTAGCCGATTCCTCTAATACTGAGGCTACAGTAGGCAAAGGTAGAAATGCACTTGATGCTTTCAGAAAATCTCTTGATATGGACGGTAATGATTCTACCAGCAAAATAGGCAAAGAGATTTATAAGGAAGTGGTCCCAGGGCTTCCAGAAAACCTTCAGGGAGAAGGAATCTTTAAACTGAAGACTTCTTCAGTAAACAAAGCCATTAGCAGATACGAAGTAGATGATCATGCATTGGCATCCAAGTTCTTTGCTATTGCTGCAGACATTGATCCGAAGGATACTTCTATCGTGTTCAATGCTGGATATACTGCCAACATGGCAGAAGACTATGATGCGGCCAAGAAGTATTTGACGATGCTGCTTGATGTTCCTGAATACAATAAGTTAAATGCATATTACTTCCTTATCCAAATTGCCAATCAGCAAGAGGATGATCAGGAAGAAGCTTACCGATTGGTAAAACAAGCACGTGAAGAGTATCCAAATGACAAGGGACTTTCCGAATTTGAAATCCAGCTTTTGCTTCAACTGGAGAAAATGGATGAGGCCATGGCTTCTATCAAGCAGTCACTTGACCAAGATCCAAACAACGCACCGATCCGTTTGAGATACGGTTACCTAAAAGAGCAATCCGGTGACCTCGACGGGGCATTGGAAGAATACTTGAAAACAGTGGAAATTGATCCTGATTTCTTTGAAGGTAACTATTATGCCGGTGCTGTGTATATCGATCAGGCAAGGGAGATCATCAATGAAGTAAACAACCTTCCTGATGATGAGTGGGAAGCAAAATCCGAAGATATGCTGGCTGAAGCCGACAGTCTATATGAAAAAGCTATTCCTCTTTTCGAAAAAGCTGTAGAGCTTAAGCCTGATAATACTGAAATTTTGAGAATACTACACTCTATCCATACCCGTCTGAAAAATGAAGAGAAAGCTGCAGAATATGACAAAAAACTGCAAGAGCTTCTTGGTCCTGACTGGTTAGAAGGAGGAAATTAA
- a CDS encoding alkaline phosphatase family protein, which translates to MKLLWIALFSITSMLQAMAQGKEQYVLLISLDGYRYDYTARFHPPNIEKFIAGGTAAESMIPSFPSKTFPNHYTIATGMRPGNHGLVDNTFYNPEKKKVYRISDRSVVQDGTWYGGTPIWVLAEQHNIKAASYFFVGSEAAIQGIRPSYYYDYDGTVPNSERIDKVLEWLTLPSASRPKLITLYFSDMDDAGHKYGPDNDQKLRDALLKLDAELGVLFEEIKTSNLNVNIVIVSDHGMANVTQERLIDLEKLLAPFELEYYNDGALAHLHLKNPSDKKNIRKALRKLQSNFKVVDPISKRYYGKKINYPDRVGDLLLIPDPGYYFVATSGFIKYQNRSAMYDTKIFGEHGFDPQWEDMHAIFYANGPAIKSGHRIKSFENIHVYPLLCNLLHLPIPDNIDGEERVLENIIKSEK; encoded by the coding sequence ATGAAATTGTTATGGATAGCCCTGTTTTCTATCACCTCAATGCTACAGGCAATGGCCCAGGGGAAAGAACAATACGTCTTGTTAATTTCATTGGATGGATACCGGTATGATTATACAGCGCGATTTCATCCTCCCAATATTGAAAAATTCATTGCGGGTGGAACAGCTGCTGAATCGATGATCCCTTCCTTTCCATCCAAGACTTTTCCTAATCATTATACTATTGCTACAGGGATGAGGCCTGGTAATCATGGGCTAGTAGATAATACCTTTTATAATCCTGAAAAGAAAAAAGTATATCGGATCAGTGACCGATCAGTGGTTCAAGACGGGACTTGGTATGGAGGCACGCCGATCTGGGTGCTGGCAGAGCAACATAATATAAAGGCGGCCAGTTACTTTTTCGTAGGGTCTGAGGCAGCTATCCAAGGAATCAGACCAAGTTATTATTATGATTATGACGGTACGGTCCCCAATTCCGAGCGGATAGACAAAGTACTGGAATGGCTCACCCTACCGTCAGCTAGTCGGCCTAAGCTGATTACGCTTTACTTTTCAGATATGGATGATGCGGGGCACAAATATGGCCCCGACAATGACCAAAAGCTTCGAGACGCATTGCTTAAGCTGGATGCCGAACTGGGCGTACTATTTGAGGAAATCAAAACCTCAAACCTTAATGTCAACATAGTTATCGTATCCGACCATGGCATGGCCAATGTGACCCAAGAACGATTGATAGATTTGGAAAAACTTCTGGCGCCCTTTGAACTGGAGTATTATAATGATGGGGCGTTGGCACATCTCCATCTCAAAAATCCCAGTGATAAGAAAAACATAAGAAAGGCACTTCGAAAATTGCAAAGTAATTTTAAGGTGGTGGATCCCATTTCCAAGCGGTACTATGGTAAGAAAATCAATTATCCAGATAGAGTAGGGGATTTACTCCTTATTCCGGATCCTGGCTACTATTTTGTCGCGACATCCGGATTTATCAAATACCAAAACCGAAGTGCCATGTACGACACCAAAATTTTCGGCGAACACGGCTTTGATCCCCAATGGGAAGACATGCATGCGATTTTTTATGCCAATGGACCAGCCATTAAATCAGGCCATCGAATCAAGTCATTTGAAAACATTCATGTTTATCCCTTGCTTTGCAACCTCCTTCATCTGCCTATTCCGGACAATATTGATGGAGAGGAACGTGTGTTGGAGAACATCATTAAAAGCGAGAAATAG
- a CDS encoding S8 family serine peptidase yields the protein MDNIRRFITAVSLIILSAAAVKGQDRYAIHYKYKPQENFHLDEPTAFLSQKAIDRRERNAVVLDSTDLPVSEQYIDAVKDIVINVQYNSKWMNASIVVATDEQIAAVKKLPFVEEEGIELIAKGFYTDNREQRSNILNHPVRIRLLSKTKDEEDYAFQNNLIGIPKMHAEGLTGKGVTIAVFDGGFLNTDEIEGMKHLFDNNQIIATRDFVMPWSGNVFRSETHGTAALSLIASNDASTLVAGAYDAEYVLCITEDVASEYRIEEYNWVRAAEFADSLGVDIISSSLGYMTFNESSMDYKKSDLDGETAIITQGATMAADRGILVVNSAGNEGSNSETTISAPADADGILSVGAVNQGLTKASFSSVGPTADGRIKPDVVALGRSVRLWQGANATTTASGTSFSAPQISALAAGLWQGKPEWTKDELIHYIIQSSSQFKNPDNQLGYGIPDFELAYYGEILDVVARPEVANTKIYPNPTDGKELFIQFGSKEACEFTLFNQNGQVINQDQLERSSNDVPYEVEIAKVNSGFYVVQLMEGLNIERHKIIIK from the coding sequence ATGGACAATATTAGGAGATTTATCACTGCTGTCAGCTTAATCATCCTTTCTGCAGCAGCGGTAAAAGGGCAGGATAGGTATGCAATTCATTACAAGTATAAGCCGCAAGAAAATTTCCATTTGGACGAACCTACGGCGTTTCTCAGCCAAAAGGCAATAGATAGGCGTGAGCGCAATGCAGTGGTTTTGGACAGCACAGACCTGCCTGTATCCGAGCAATATATTGACGCGGTCAAGGATATTGTAATCAATGTACAGTACAACAGTAAATGGATGAATGCCTCCATTGTTGTAGCCACGGATGAGCAGATAGCTGCGGTAAAGAAACTGCCATTTGTAGAGGAGGAGGGCATAGAGTTGATTGCCAAGGGCTTCTATACAGATAATAGAGAACAGAGGTCCAACATCCTAAATCATCCTGTTCGCATTCGTTTATTGTCCAAAACCAAAGACGAAGAAGATTATGCCTTTCAGAATAACCTGATCGGTATCCCCAAGATGCATGCAGAAGGACTTACAGGTAAGGGAGTGACCATAGCGGTCTTTGATGGTGGTTTTTTAAATACCGATGAGATAGAAGGGATGAAACATCTCTTTGACAACAATCAAATTATTGCCACGAGGGATTTTGTCATGCCTTGGTCAGGCAATGTTTTCAGATCTGAAACCCATGGTACGGCCGCGCTATCCTTGATAGCATCCAATGATGCCAGTACCCTTGTGGCAGGCGCTTATGATGCAGAATATGTCTTGTGCATCACTGAAGATGTGGCCTCTGAATACCGCATTGAAGAATATAACTGGGTACGAGCTGCGGAATTTGCAGACAGTCTGGGAGTGGATATCATAAGCAGCTCACTTGGCTACATGACCTTCAATGAATCATCAATGGATTATAAAAAGTCAGACCTTGACGGCGAGACGGCCATTATCACGCAAGGGGCGACTATGGCTGCTGACAGAGGGATTTTGGTAGTCAACAGTGCCGGTAATGAAGGCAGCAACTCAGAGACGACCATTTCGGCACCGGCGGATGCGGATGGTATCTTATCTGTTGGCGCTGTAAATCAAGGGCTTACCAAGGCGAGCTTCAGTTCTGTAGGGCCAACAGCCGATGGTCGGATTAAGCCTGATGTAGTAGCCTTGGGCAGGAGTGTAAGGCTATGGCAAGGTGCGAATGCTACGACCACCGCAAGCGGAACGTCCTTTTCCGCTCCCCAAATTTCAGCGCTCGCCGCTGGATTGTGGCAAGGAAAGCCCGAGTGGACCAAGGACGAACTAATCCATTATATTATACAAAGCAGCAGTCAATTTAAGAATCCGGACAATCAGCTGGGCTATGGCATTCCTGATTTTGAATTGGCATATTACGGGGAAATCCTGGATGTAGTGGCCAGACCAGAAGTGGCCAACACCAAAATCTATCCCAATCCAACAGATGGTAAGGAGCTTTTCATCCAATTTGGAAGTAAAGAAGCGTGTGAATTTACACTATTCAACCAAAATGGGCAGGTAATCAATCAAGACCAACTGGAAAGATCCTCCAATGACGTTCCCTATGAAGTGGAAATCGCCAAGGTAAACAGCGGGTTTTATGTCGTACAGTTGATGGAAGGACTTAATATCGAGCGGCATAAAATCATTATAAAATAA
- the rpe gene encoding ribulose-phosphate 3-epimerase, whose amino-acid sequence MDTLIAPSVLAADFANLQSAIEMINDSEADLIHVDIMDGVFVPNISFGFPVVRAIQEHAEKPLDVHLMIVNPDQYLSAFKEAGAETITVHFEACQHLHRTVQAIREQDCKAGVAINPHTNVELLRDIIRELDTVIIMSVNPGFGGQQFIEHTYEKVRNLKAIITASGSQAKIEIDGGVNMENAYKLIDAGADILVAGSFVFDAEDPKATISALKEL is encoded by the coding sequence ATGGATACCCTAATTGCCCCGTCAGTATTGGCTGCTGATTTTGCCAATCTTCAATCAGCAATCGAAATGATCAATGATTCCGAAGCGGATCTCATTCATGTCGATATCATGGATGGCGTTTTTGTCCCCAATATTTCTTTTGGTTTTCCAGTTGTGCGGGCCATTCAGGAGCACGCGGAAAAGCCGCTAGATGTGCACCTGATGATCGTAAACCCTGATCAGTATTTGAGCGCATTTAAAGAGGCTGGTGCAGAGACCATAACGGTACATTTTGAAGCATGCCAACACTTGCACAGGACAGTCCAAGCGATTCGTGAACAGGACTGTAAAGCTGGTGTGGCCATCAATCCTCATACCAATGTGGAACTGTTAAGGGACATTATCCGTGAACTCGATACAGTGATTATCATGTCCGTAAACCCTGGATTTGGGGGACAACAGTTCATCGAACACACTTATGAGAAAGTACGTAACCTGAAGGCCATCATTACTGCATCAGGCTCCCAAGCAAAAATTGAAATTGATGGTGGTGTAAACATGGAAAACGCCTATAAGTTGATCGATGCCGGCGCGGATATTTTGGTGGCAGGCAGTTTTGTGTTTGATGCAGAGGATCCTAAAGCAACCATTTCAGCGTTAAAAGAACTGTAA
- the thiS gene encoding sulfur carrier protein ThiS, with protein sequence MNFLLNGERIELTTKDLSLSGMLQQQQIDANRGMALAVNDQVIPKSDWDHYQLSENDQILIIKATQGG encoded by the coding sequence ATGAATTTTCTCCTTAATGGTGAGCGTATTGAGCTTACGACCAAGGATTTGTCTTTGTCAGGAATGCTCCAACAACAACAAATCGATGCAAACCGTGGTATGGCCTTGGCCGTCAACGACCAAGTAATTCCCAAATCCGACTGGGACCATTACCAACTCTCCGAAAACGATCAAATTCTCATCATCAAAGCCACACAAGGCGGATGA
- the gyrA gene encoding DNA gyrase subunit A, whose protein sequence is MAEGENENIIPINIEEEMRGAYIDYSMSVIVSRALPDVRDGMKPVHRRILFGMQELGVLHNKPYKKSARIVGEVLGKYHPHGDSAVYETMVRMAQDWSLRYPLVDPQGNFGSIDGDNAAAMRYTEARLKRIAEELLTDINKETVDFQLNFDDSLKEPVVLPAKIPALLLNGASGIAVGMATNMAPHQLGEVIDGTIAYIENNDITVEELMKHVIAPDFPTGGIIYGYNGVKSAYETGRGRVVMRGKATVETKDTGKEMIIINEIPYLVNKANMIEKTAQLIQEKKLEGISAIRDESDRRGMRIVYELKRDAIANVVLNNLYKQTQLQTSFSINNVALVKGRPYTLNLKELIVHYVNHRHEVVTRRTEYELKEAEKRAHILQGYLIALDNLDEVISLIRNSRDPETARTGLMEKFELTEIQARAILDMRLQRLTGMEREKIQKEYEELMILIEDLKDILEKKERRMEIIKTELAEIKERYNDERRTTIEHNAEDFSYEDMIPNEEVIITVSHQGYVKRTALKEYRTQGRGGVGSRGVRTKDDDYTEYLFSASTHNYLLIFTDKGKLFWLKTYAIPEGSKTSKGRPIQNLINIESDDKIRSIIQVADLSDEDYIQNNFLVMATKNGVIKKTTLEQYSRPRSNGIIALNIREDDQLLNVELTHGDSHIIIAAKSGRAIHFHESVVRPMGRTATGVKAITLSDENDEVVGMVCVNREEATLLVVSEKGYGKRSAVEEYRITNRGGKGVKAMNVTEKTGSLVSIKSVIDSDDLMIINKSGIIIRTPVAGLRIMGRATQGVRLIKLNENDEISSVAKVEQVEEVIEEIEDTTDENQNESNDSEKPKEE, encoded by the coding sequence ATGGCCGAAGGAGAAAACGAGAACATAATACCGATTAACATCGAAGAAGAAATGCGAGGTGCCTACATCGATTATTCGATGTCGGTGATTGTTTCCAGAGCACTTCCAGATGTAAGAGATGGCATGAAGCCAGTACACCGCAGAATTCTTTTTGGAATGCAGGAACTGGGAGTACTTCATAATAAACCCTATAAAAAATCAGCAAGGATCGTAGGGGAAGTACTCGGTAAATATCACCCCCATGGTGATAGTGCCGTGTACGAGACCATGGTAAGGATGGCACAGGATTGGTCCTTAAGGTATCCGTTGGTAGATCCACAAGGGAACTTTGGTTCCATTGATGGTGACAACGCCGCCGCCATGCGTTATACTGAGGCGAGGTTAAAAAGAATCGCCGAGGAATTATTGACGGATATCAATAAGGAAACTGTTGACTTCCAGTTAAACTTTGATGACTCCTTAAAGGAACCTGTCGTATTACCGGCCAAAATACCCGCCCTATTGCTGAATGGTGCCTCGGGTATCGCTGTAGGGATGGCTACCAATATGGCTCCTCATCAGCTTGGAGAAGTCATTGACGGAACGATAGCCTATATCGAAAACAATGATATCACGGTTGAGGAATTGATGAAACATGTCATCGCCCCTGATTTCCCAACAGGAGGTATCATTTATGGCTATAATGGTGTAAAGTCTGCCTATGAGACGGGCAGGGGAAGAGTGGTCATGCGTGGCAAAGCCACGGTGGAGACCAAAGATACAGGAAAGGAAATGATCATCATCAATGAAATTCCTTACTTGGTCAATAAAGCCAACATGATTGAGAAAACCGCTCAATTGATCCAAGAGAAAAAATTAGAGGGGATTTCAGCTATTAGGGATGAATCTGATCGCCGCGGAATGCGCATCGTTTACGAACTTAAGCGTGATGCTATTGCTAATGTAGTCCTTAATAATCTGTACAAGCAAACACAATTGCAGACGTCCTTCAGCATCAATAATGTGGCGCTGGTAAAAGGTCGGCCTTATACGCTAAATCTAAAAGAGCTAATAGTCCACTATGTAAATCACCGTCATGAGGTGGTGACCAGAAGGACTGAATATGAATTGAAGGAAGCCGAAAAACGTGCCCATATCCTTCAAGGGTACCTGATCGCCCTGGACAATTTGGATGAAGTCATTAGCCTCATCAGAAATTCCAGAGATCCGGAAACAGCACGTACAGGCTTAATGGAGAAATTCGAACTGACCGAGATTCAAGCCCGGGCCATCCTAGATATGCGTCTCCAGCGATTGACGGGCATGGAGCGCGAAAAGATCCAGAAGGAATACGAGGAATTGATGATTCTCATAGAAGACCTGAAAGACATCCTTGAGAAAAAGGAAAGAAGGATGGAAATCATCAAAACTGAGCTGGCAGAAATCAAGGAGCGTTATAACGATGAGCGAAGAACAACAATCGAGCATAACGCAGAGGATTTCAGTTATGAGGACATGATTCCTAATGAAGAGGTCATCATTACAGTATCCCATCAAGGCTATGTCAAGAGAACAGCCCTAAAGGAATATCGTACGCAAGGTAGAGGAGGAGTTGGTTCGAGGGGAGTAAGGACCAAGGATGATGATTATACCGAATACCTATTTTCGGCATCGACGCACAATTACCTTCTGATCTTTACCGATAAGGGGAAATTGTTCTGGCTAAAAACCTATGCAATTCCAGAGGGAAGCAAGACATCCAAAGGTCGCCCAATCCAGAATTTGATCAATATCGAAAGCGACGATAAGATCCGTTCGATCATACAAGTGGCAGATCTTAGCGATGAAGATTACATCCAGAACAATTTCTTGGTAATGGCTACCAAAAATGGTGTGATCAAGAAAACTACCTTGGAGCAATATTCCCGACCGCGTAGCAACGGGATCATAGCCCTTAATATCCGTGAAGACGACCAGTTGCTAAATGTGGAACTCACCCATGGTGATTCACACATTATCATCGCAGCGAAATCCGGTAGGGCCATCCACTTCCATGAATCTGTGGTAAGGCCAATGGGAAGGACGGCTACTGGGGTGAAAGCCATCACCTTAAGTGATGAGAACGACGAAGTGGTTGGCATGGTTTGTGTGAACAGAGAGGAAGCCACTTTATTGGTCGTTTCGGAGAAAGGTTATGGAAAGCGTAGTGCAGTGGAAGAATACCGCATTACCAACAGGGGAGGAAAAGGAGTGAAGGCAATGAACGTCACCGAAAAGACCGGTAGCCTAGTGTCCATTAAGTCAGTAATTGATTCTGACGACTTAATGATCATCAACAAATCAGGAATAATCATCCGAACCCCGGTAGCTGGTTTGCGGATCATGGGCCGAGCGACGCAAGGTGTCCGCCTTATCAAGCTCAATGAAAACGATGAGATTTCTTCTGTTGCAAAAGTAGAGCAAGTAGAGGAGGTCATCGAGGAAATTGAGGATACGACTGACGAAAATCAAAACGAATCAAACGATAGCGAAAAACCAAAAGAGGAATAA
- a CDS encoding 3-oxoacyl-ACP synthase III family protein produces MPNTYYSIITGTGKYVPSKAVKNEDFLNAQFYSKAGERLTKSNEKIIHKFQEITEIAERRYIEDEYVTSDMAFFASEEALKSAKLDKENLDYIIVAHNFGDVLKDNPKSDMVPSLASRVKHKLQIENPDCIAYDLPFGCPGLVQGLIQGDYYIKSGDAKSILVVGAETLSRISDPHDIDSMIYSDGAGAIILQSQESNVPVGIITHKSRTDTLNEAMLLRMDRSYNPDFKDDTLFMKMNGRKLYEYALNTVPALVKATIDRAGLDIRDIKKVLIHQANAKMDDAIIHRVFKLYDMQEDPRKIMPITIGELGNNSVATVPILLDMLLRGEIEKHQIHAGDHVLFASVGAGMNVNAIIYRFP; encoded by the coding sequence ATGCCCAATACCTATTACTCCATCATCACGGGAACTGGCAAGTATGTTCCCTCAAAAGCGGTTAAAAATGAGGACTTTCTCAATGCCCAATTTTATAGTAAAGCTGGAGAAAGGCTCACCAAATCCAACGAGAAGATCATTCATAAATTTCAAGAAATTACAGAAATAGCAGAGAGGAGATACATTGAGGATGAATATGTCACTTCTGATATGGCATTTTTTGCCTCGGAAGAAGCATTGAAATCGGCCAAATTGGATAAGGAGAATTTGGACTACATCATTGTGGCCCACAATTTTGGTGATGTGCTAAAGGACAACCCAAAATCCGATATGGTTCCCAGTCTGGCTTCCCGTGTAAAACATAAGCTGCAAATCGAAAATCCCGATTGCATCGCTTATGACCTTCCCTTTGGCTGCCCCGGCCTGGTGCAGGGGCTTATCCAAGGAGATTATTATATAAAATCCGGTGATGCCAAAAGCATCCTTGTGGTTGGTGCAGAAACGCTCAGTCGGATTTCTGATCCACACGATATTGACAGCATGATCTATTCTGATGGGGCAGGGGCGATTATCCTTCAATCCCAAGAAAGTAACGTTCCCGTCGGCATAATCACCCATAAATCCCGTACCGATACGCTGAACGAAGCTATGCTGCTACGGATGGACCGGTCTTATAACCCCGACTTCAAGGATGATACGTTATTTATGAAAATGAACGGACGTAAATTGTACGAATATGCATTGAATACGGTCCCGGCTTTGGTCAAGGCAACCATTGATAGGGCAGGTTTGGACATCAGGGACATCAAAAAAGTCCTTATCCATCAGGCAAATGCTAAAATGGATGACGCCATAATCCACCGAGTCTTCAAACTGTATGATATGCAAGAAGATCCAAGGAAAATCATGCCAATTACCATTGGTGAGCTGGGCAATAATTCCGTGGCAACCGTACCCATTCTATTGGATATGCTATTGCGTGGGGAGATCGAAAAACACCAAATCCATGCTGGTGACCATGTGCTGTTTGCCTCTGTAGGAGCAGGAATGAATGTTAATGCAATCATATATCGGTTTCCTTAA